From a region of the Candidatus Pelagibacter sp. FZCC0015 genome:
- the hslV gene encoding ATP-dependent protease subunit HslV has translation MTTIVLVRKNNEVVVAGDGQVSMGNTVVKSTASKVRKIEKRDVVAGFAGSTADALTLFERLEGKLEKHAGNLSRAAVELAKDWRTDKYLRRLEALMAVGDKNNSYIISGTGDVLEPEGDVIGIGSGGNYALAAGKVLMEGDMSAEEVAKKAIKVAADICVFTNDNVKIEKI, from the coding sequence ATGACAACAATTGTACTAGTTAGAAAAAATAATGAAGTTGTGGTTGCTGGTGATGGACAAGTAAGCATGGGAAATACTGTTGTTAAAAGCACAGCTTCAAAAGTCAGAAAAATTGAAAAAAGAGATGTAGTAGCGGGATTTGCAGGATCAACTGCTGATGCATTAACTTTATTTGAAAGATTAGAGGGAAAATTAGAAAAACATGCAGGTAATTTATCAAGAGCCGCAGTTGAATTGGCAAAAGATTGGAGAACAGATAAATACTTAAGAAGATTAGAGGCATTGATGGCTGTGGGAGATAAAAATAATAGTTATATTATTTCTGGAACTGGAGATGTACTTGAGCCTGAGGGAGATGTTATTGGAATTGGTTCTGGAGGAAATTACGCTCTAGCAGCTGGTAAAGTTTTAATGGAAGGTGATATGTCTGCTGAAGAAGTTGCAAAAAAAGCAATTAAAGTAGCAGCTGACATCTGCGTTTTCACAAATGATAATGTAAAAATAGAAAAAATTTAA
- the hisA gene encoding 1-(5-phosphoribosyl)-5-[(5-phosphoribosylamino)methylideneamino]imidazole-4-carboxamide isomerase: MKIFPAIDIKDKKCVRLVQGDFDNKTEYEMSPVEQASKFNDHGFKNLHIVDLDGALTGETVNLDMIQEIVSKFDLKIEIGGGIRNFESIQKYTDAGVENVILGSAAIKDKNFLKEACDKFPNKIALGLDAKDGYLSVSGWKENSNQLTLDYLKEVNDYGASRLIYTDINRDGMKQSPNFEETSKVANTSNCPVIISGGVSSIDDIKKAKELNNSNIEGIIVGKAIYDGDIKLDELAKELDA, from the coding sequence ATGAAAATATTTCCAGCAATAGACATTAAGGATAAAAAATGTGTGAGGTTAGTCCAAGGAGATTTTGATAACAAAACTGAATACGAAATGTCCCCAGTTGAACAAGCTAGCAAATTTAATGATCATGGTTTTAAAAACTTACACATAGTTGATTTAGATGGAGCTTTAACTGGTGAAACAGTTAATTTAGATATGATTCAGGAAATAGTTAGTAAATTTGATCTTAAGATTGAGATTGGTGGCGGTATTAGAAATTTTGAAAGTATTCAGAAATATACTGATGCTGGCGTCGAAAATGTTATTTTAGGAAGTGCTGCTATAAAAGATAAAAACTTTTTAAAAGAAGCATGTGATAAATTTCCAAATAAAATTGCTTTAGGGTTAGATGCTAAAGATGGATATTTATCGGTTTCTGGTTGGAAAGAAAATTCAAACCAATTAACCCTAGATTATTTGAAAGAAGTTAATGATTATGGTGCAAGCAGGTTGATTTATACTGATATTAATAGAGATGGAATGAAGCAAAGTCCTAATTTCGAAGAGACATCAAAAGTTGCTAATACATCCAATTGCCCAGTGATTATATCGGGTGGCGTCTCATCAATTGATGATATTAAAAAAGCTAAGGAGTTAAATAATAGTAATATCGAGGGCATAATAGTTGGAAAGGCTATTTACGATGGTGATATTAAACTGGATGAATTAGCTAAGGAACTAGATGCTTAA
- a CDS encoding HIT domain-containing protein, with protein MSYDDNNIFAKILRGEIPCNKIYEDDFVLSFHDINPQKKIHALVIPKGKYIDLDDFSLNASPEEMVGLLKGINIVAKKLGISTEGGQGYRALANISNDGGQEVPHLHFHLFGGERVGKMVE; from the coding sequence ATGAGTTACGACGATAATAATATTTTTGCAAAAATTTTACGTGGAGAGATTCCTTGTAATAAAATTTATGAGGATGATTTTGTTTTGTCATTTCATGATATCAATCCACAAAAAAAAATTCATGCCTTGGTTATTCCCAAAGGAAAATATATTGACTTAGATGATTTTAGTTTAAATGCCTCTCCAGAGGAGATGGTTGGGTTATTAAAAGGTATTAATATAGTTGCTAAAAAGCTTGGTATTTCAACAGAAGGAGGACAGGGCTATAGAGCTTTAGCAAATATCAGTAATGATGGAGGACAAGAAGTACCTCATTTACACTTTCATCTATTTGGAGGCGAACGAGTAGGAAAAATGGTTGAGTGA
- a CDS encoding GNAT family N-acetyltransferase translates to MTEEVKRNYLEINSLQDLIEGNKPSEDYSLSLIDPINFQLNKFFYKTIGKNHRWIDRLSWSEEKWINYVSNKSVRSYVFKFKDDLVGFFELIFHPEKNETEIAYFGILEEYQNKKLGSYLLSEAIKKSFQNTVNRVWVHTCSLDHKNALNNYIARGMKIFKTEILNI, encoded by the coding sequence GTGACCGAAGAAGTTAAAAGAAATTATTTAGAAATAAACTCACTTCAGGATCTCATTGAAGGAAATAAGCCCTCGGAAGATTATTCTTTAAGTTTAATTGATCCAATTAATTTTCAATTAAATAAATTTTTTTATAAAACTATTGGAAAAAATCATAGGTGGATAGATAGATTGTCTTGGTCAGAAGAAAAGTGGATTAACTATGTATCAAATAAGAGCGTTAGATCGTATGTATTTAAATTTAAAGATGATTTAGTAGGTTTTTTTGAATTAATCTTTCATCCAGAAAAAAATGAGACTGAAATTGCTTATTTTGGAATATTGGAGGAATATCAAAATAAAAAATTAGGTTCCTATTTATTATCTGAAGCTATTAAAAAATCTTTTCAAAATACAGTTAATCGTGTTTGGGTTCATACTTGTTCTTTAGATCATAAAAATGCTTTAAACAATTATATTGCTAGAGGAATGAAAATTTTTAAAACTGAAATTTTAAATATTTAG
- the hisH gene encoding imidazole glycerol phosphate synthase subunit HisH, which yields MNVTIVDYYSGNVASVINSFKKVGNELNDNIKITLSNDLETIKNSDKLVLPGQGSFTNCINSINKINGLKETLDDFVLNKKKPILGICVGMQMFADYGEEDGGCEGFGWVKGSVKKINLTANTNSGFDPMSGISLTLPHMGWNQVDCWPRNEKSEILCRGFNGNGSHFYFVHSYIFKTEDSKNVLMTSYYAEKFTCAVNKENIFGTQFHPEKSGENGLKLIKNFIEI from the coding sequence ATGAACGTCACAATTGTTGATTATTATTCAGGCAATGTAGCTTCAGTTATTAACTCTTTTAAAAAAGTAGGGAACGAATTAAACGATAATATTAAAATTACCCTTTCAAATGATTTAGAAACAATAAAAAATTCTGACAAACTAGTTCTTCCCGGTCAAGGATCTTTTACCAATTGTATTAATTCAATAAATAAGATTAATGGATTAAAAGAAACATTGGATGATTTTGTTTTGAATAAAAAAAAACCTATTTTAGGTATTTGTGTTGGAATGCAAATGTTCGCTGACTACGGAGAAGAAGATGGTGGATGTGAGGGCTTTGGTTGGGTTAAAGGAAGTGTTAAAAAAATAAATCTTACGGCAAATACAAATAGTGGCTTTGATCCTATGAGCGGAATATCACTAACCTTACCCCATATGGGTTGGAACCAGGTAGATTGTTGGCCAAGAAATGAGAAGAGCGAAATATTGTGTAGAGGATTTAATGGAAACGGAAGCCATTTTTATTTCGTGCATAGTTATATTTTTAAAACTGAAGACTCAAAAAATGTTTTAATGACTTCCTACTATGCGGAAAAATTTACATGCGCTGTTAATAAAGAAAATATTTTTGGAACTCAGTTTCATCCAGAAAAAAGTGGAGAAAACGGATTAAAATTGATTAAAAATTTTATAGAGATTTAA
- the hisE gene encoding phosphoribosyl-ATP diphosphatase — MLNTLENLIKLARERKSSPVEGSYTNKLLTDKLLSKAKVLEEVNELIEAVEENSNKIHEAADVFYHLLMYLEANDIKIEEVMSELEKRKK; from the coding sequence ATGCTTAATACATTAGAAAACTTAATCAAACTTGCACGAGAGAGAAAATCTTCGCCTGTTGAAGGTTCGTACACTAATAAGCTGCTTACTGACAAATTATTAAGCAAGGCAAAAGTTTTAGAGGAAGTTAATGAATTGATTGAGGCTGTGGAGGAAAATTCTAATAAGATCCATGAAGCAGCAGATGTATTTTACCATTTGCTAATGTATCTTGAGGCAAATGACATCAAAATTGAAGAAGTAATGTCGGAGTTAGAAAAAAGAAAAAAATGA
- a CDS encoding protein BatD — translation MFEKLITDFFMLCVYILQVIGGTPGQYGFGYYLANIIIFVILQPALILLFFILWRKEKRKNKDR, via the coding sequence ATGTTTGAAAAACTAATTACAGATTTTTTTATGTTATGTGTTTATATTCTTCAAGTGATTGGAGGCACACCAGGACAATATGGTTTTGGATACTATTTAGCAAATATAATTATTTTTGTAATTCTACAGCCTGCTTTAATTTTACTATTTTTTATTCTTTGGAGAAAAGAAAAAAGAAAGAATAAGGATAGATGA
- the hisB gene encoding imidazoleglycerol-phosphate dehydratase HisB — MARKGKVSRKTKETSINVEVNIDGKGKYQIDTGIGFLDHMLEQLSKHSLIDLKVKAKGDTHIDLHHTTEDTGIAIGEALKKAAKKFVGIKRYAHTVIPMDETLTRVAIDVSNRPYLIWKVKLKVEKLGEMDTELFKEWFQAFSQSAGITMHVENIYGDNSHHIIESCYKALARSLRAALEMDPRNKKSIPSTKGSL; from the coding sequence ATGGCTAGAAAAGGAAAAGTATCTCGAAAAACAAAAGAAACCAGCATCAATGTTGAAGTCAATATCGATGGTAAAGGTAAATACCAAATTGATACTGGTATTGGCTTCCTGGATCACATGCTTGAACAATTATCAAAGCATTCTTTGATTGATTTAAAAGTTAAAGCAAAAGGAGATACTCATATTGATCTTCACCACACAACAGAGGATACAGGTATTGCTATTGGCGAAGCTTTGAAAAAAGCTGCTAAAAAATTTGTAGGAATAAAAAGATATGCACACACAGTTATTCCAATGGATGAAACATTAACAAGAGTTGCAATAGATGTTTCAAACAGACCTTATTTGATTTGGAAAGTAAAATTAAAAGTTGAGAAACTTGGTGAGATGGATACTGAACTATTTAAAGAATGGTTCCAGGCATTTTCTCAATCTGCAGGCATTACTATGCACGTAGAAAATATTTATGGGGATAATAGCCACCACATAATTGAGTCTTGCTATAAAGCCTTAGCAAGATCTTTAAGAGCTGCATTAGAGATGGATCCAAGAAATAAGAAAAGCATTCCATCCACTAAAGGGTCATTATAA
- the hisF gene encoding imidazole glycerol phosphate synthase subunit HisF, producing the protein MLKNRIIPCLDVKNGRVVKGINFVDLKDAGDPVEQAKIYSDGGADEICFLDITASNENRDTIYDVVEKTSKKCFVPLTVGGGVRSVEDINKLLNCGADKVSINTAAVQNPEVVVESSKKFGSQCIVVAIDAKKNGDKWEIFTHGGRNNTGTDAIEFAKKMEDSGAGELLVTSMDRDGTQVGYDIELMSKISSKVNIPVIASGGVGNLDHLVDGIKLGNASAVLAASIFHYGKHSVKEAKEYLDSKGIPVRI; encoded by the coding sequence ATGCTTAAAAATAGAATAATACCTTGTTTAGACGTTAAAAATGGACGTGTGGTTAAGGGTATTAATTTTGTTGATTTAAAAGACGCTGGTGATCCTGTCGAACAAGCTAAAATTTATTCTGATGGTGGAGCGGATGAAATTTGTTTTTTAGATATTACAGCTTCAAATGAAAATAGAGATACAATTTATGATGTAGTAGAGAAAACCTCGAAGAAATGCTTTGTTCCTTTAACTGTTGGTGGTGGTGTTAGAAGTGTTGAGGATATCAATAAACTACTGAATTGTGGAGCAGATAAAGTATCAATCAATACTGCTGCAGTTCAAAATCCAGAAGTAGTTGTAGAAAGTTCTAAAAAATTTGGGTCACAATGTATTGTAGTAGCGATAGATGCTAAAAAAAACGGAGATAAATGGGAAATTTTCACTCATGGTGGAAGAAACAATACAGGAACTGATGCAATAGAATTTGCTAAAAAGATGGAAGATAGTGGGGCAGGAGAACTACTAGTTACTTCTATGGATCGAGATGGTACTCAAGTTGGTTACGATATTGAGCTTATGTCTAAAATTTCATCCAAGGTAAATATTCCAGTTATTGCTTCTGGTGGTGTTGGAAATTTGGATCATTTGGTAGATGGAATTAAATTAGGAAATGCCAGTGCAGTTCTAGCAGCATCAATATTTCACTACGGCAAACATTCAGTAAAAGAAGCTAAGGAGTATTTGGATTCAAAAGGAATTCCTGTTAGAATTTAA